From Nitrobacter sp. NHB1, a single genomic window includes:
- a CDS encoding DUF2309 domain-containing protein, whose translation MVDALNLGQRLRVRSTAYVAGEPVPFFWPMRNFIHHNPLYGLEHMPFEQAVRRGAELFHARMFLPRSNYQHWQREGKVRQDTLTEEIARRSQALPAVPGIDWPRWLQALMRLAHDRDVVVPRVRAQDVHAALHGQPPSTQAVDVAALLPDLEQRLHARTLPEAVDALWGTRLADEFDELVIKSCLDFFDEDQSSWRMPGRERGLFAAWSEIARRNARMFLRGLHVRRILDRVQDAESAVVHVMEEMGIDADDWSAYFTRELTRLHGWTGFVRWRSSAKHYYWAQRYPAEVVDLLAVRLVVGLALLQESARHRRTPVRREQLDALLHERGAECLLRNALHSGEVLPDWAQRIDDTLSRGGGKRCEALLQRYWPLWQARQGQDQAAALRELATAADATAALEALSPEDIAGLIEGLQEFAPQEGMVWTLAMEAHSIDYLLTQVQVPQDLAAGKRPFAQAWFCIDVRAEPIRRHLERVGDYQTFGIAGFFGVPVGFLGYGKGSESHFCPAVVTPKNLVLELPAALDPNDEDFVSTLGHVLHDLKSSVLSPYVTVEAVGMLFGLDLFGKTLAPLSYSRWRSRIDAEKPVTRLLVDKLTREQADSIIRTLQRAMIVKALQAELHIERERVDDDMIRELRETALRHREGPTRLRTAFGVPDKQEAEFIDKLREGYRVDADYANYQLVRLGRIGYSLDEQVNYVHTALTMIGLTKTFSRFVLIVGHSGKTENNPYEAALDCGACGGASGLVNARVLAQMANKAAVRERLRGMGIDIPDDTWFLPALHITTTDAIELSDLDLLPPRHLVYLDRLCNGLLAASKLAAAERMPMLLPEAQAIEPAQAWRLAHRLAVDWAQVRPEWGLSKNVYGIVGRRSLSERADLQGRPFLMSYDWRCDPKGRLLENLLAAAVVVGQWINLEHFFSTVDNAHLGSGSKVYHNVAGRFGVMTGNLSDLRTGLPTQTVMREGQPYHEPMRMIALIEAPLDFAGRALQSVVKTKSLVLGGWIRAIVIDPTQGYKPFVFNNGQWEERPPLVAPTEEEHAA comes from the coding sequence ATGGTGGATGCATTGAACCTCGGGCAGCGTCTGCGGGTGCGCTCGACCGCCTACGTGGCGGGTGAGCCGGTGCCGTTTTTCTGGCCGATGCGCAACTTCATTCACCACAACCCGCTCTACGGCCTCGAGCACATGCCTTTCGAGCAGGCGGTGCGCCGCGGTGCGGAGCTGTTCCACGCGCGCATGTTCCTGCCGCGCAGCAACTACCAGCACTGGCAGCGCGAGGGTAAGGTGCGGCAGGACACCCTCACCGAGGAGATCGCGCGACGCTCGCAGGCCTTGCCCGCGGTGCCGGGCATCGACTGGCCACGCTGGCTGCAGGCGCTGATGCGGTTGGCGCATGACCGCGATGTGGTGGTGCCGCGCGTGCGGGCGCAGGACGTCCACGCCGCGCTGCACGGCCAGCCGCCTTCCACGCAGGCGGTGGACGTTGCCGCGCTGCTGCCAGATCTGGAGCAGCGCCTGCACGCGCGCACGCTGCCCGAAGCGGTCGATGCACTGTGGGGCACCCGCCTGGCCGACGAGTTCGACGAGCTGGTGATCAAGAGCTGCCTGGATTTCTTCGACGAAGACCAGTCTTCCTGGCGCATGCCCGGGCGCGAGCGCGGCCTGTTCGCTGCCTGGAGCGAGATCGCGCGGCGCAATGCGCGCATGTTTCTGCGCGGGCTGCACGTGCGCCGCATCCTCGATCGGGTGCAGGACGCCGAGAGCGCGGTTGTGCACGTCATGGAGGAGATGGGCATCGACGCCGACGACTGGTCGGCCTACTTCACCCGCGAACTCACCCGGCTGCACGGCTGGACCGGCTTTGTGCGCTGGCGTTCGTCGGCCAAGCACTACTACTGGGCGCAACGCTACCCCGCCGAGGTCGTCGATCTTCTGGCCGTTCGTTTGGTGGTGGGGCTGGCGCTGCTGCAGGAAAGCGCGCGCCATCGCCGTACGCCGGTTCGGCGCGAGCAGCTCGACGCCTTGCTGCACGAACGCGGCGCGGAATGCCTTCTGCGCAACGCGTTGCACAGCGGCGAGGTGTTGCCCGATTGGGCGCAGCGCATCGACGACACCTTGTCGCGCGGCGGCGGCAAGCGTTGCGAGGCTCTGCTGCAACGCTACTGGCCATTGTGGCAAGCCCGCCAGGGACAGGATCAGGCCGCCGCCTTGCGCGAACTCGCCACCGCGGCGGACGCGACCGCGGCGCTTGAGGCGCTCTCGCCCGAGGATATCGCGGGACTGATTGAGGGGCTGCAGGAATTCGCGCCGCAGGAGGGCATGGTCTGGACCCTGGCGATGGAGGCGCACTCCATCGACTATCTGCTCACGCAGGTGCAAGTGCCGCAGGATCTTGCAGCCGGCAAGCGGCCGTTCGCGCAGGCCTGGTTCTGCATCGACGTGCGCGCCGAGCCCATCCGCCGCCACCTGGAGCGCGTGGGCGATTACCAGACCTTCGGCATCGCTGGCTTCTTTGGCGTGCCCGTGGGCTTCCTCGGCTACGGCAAGGGCAGCGAGAGTCACTTCTGTCCGGCGGTGGTCACGCCCAAGAACCTGGTGCTGGAACTGCCCGCCGCACTGGACCCCAACGACGAAGATTTCGTCAGCACCCTCGGCCATGTGCTGCACGATCTCAAGAGCTCGGTGCTCTCGCCTTACGTCACGGTGGAGGCGGTGGGCATGCTGTTCGGGCTGGACCTATTCGGCAAGACCCTGGCGCCGCTGAGCTACAGCCGCTGGCGCAGCCGCATCGATGCCGAAAAGCCAGTCACCCGCCTGTTGGTGGACAAGCTCACCCGCGAGCAGGCCGACTCCATCATCCGCACGCTGCAGCGGGCGATGATCGTCAAGGCGCTGCAGGCCGAGCTGCATATCGAGCGCGAGCGGGTGGATGACGACATGATCCGCGAACTGCGCGAAACCGCGCTGCGCCACCGCGAGGGGCCGACGCGGCTGCGCACGGCCTTCGGCGTGCCGGACAAGCAGGAGGCCGAGTTCATCGACAAGCTGCGCGAGGGCTACCGCGTCGATGCCGACTACGCCAATTATCAGCTCGTACGGCTGGGGCGCATCGGCTACTCGCTCGACGAGCAGGTCAACTACGTGCACACGGCCCTGACCATGATCGGGCTGACCAAGACCTTCTCGCGCTTCGTGCTCATCGTGGGTCACAGCGGGAAGACCGAGAACAACCCGTATGAAGCGGCGCTGGACTGCGGCGCCTGCGGTGGCGCCAGCGGCCTGGTCAACGCCCGGGTGCTGGCGCAGATGGCCAACAAGGCCGCGGTGCGCGAGCGCCTGCGCGGCATGGGCATCGACATTCCCGATGACACCTGGTTCCTGCCCGCGCTGCACATCACCACCACCGATGCCATCGAGCTGTCCGACCTCGACCTGCTGCCGCCGCGCCACCTGGTCTATCTGGATCGTCTGTGCAACGGCCTGCTCGCCGCGTCCAAGCTGGCCGCGGCTGAGCGCATGCCGATGCTGCTGCCCGAGGCGCAGGCGATCGAGCCGGCGCAGGCCTGGCGCCTGGCACACCGCCTGGCGGTGGACTGGGCGCAGGTGCGGCCGGAATGGGGGTTGTCGAAGAACGTGTACGGCATCGTCGGCCGGCGCTCGCTTTCAGAGCGTGCCGATCTGCAGGGGCGCCCCTTCCTGATGTCGTACGACTGGCGCTGCGACCCCAAAGGTCGCTTGCTCGAAAACCTGTTGGCAGCGGCAGTGGTGGTGGGCCAGTGGATCAACCTCGAACACTTCTTCTCCACCGTGGACAATGCTCATCTGGGCAGCGGCAGCAAGGTCTATCACAACGTGGCCGGGCGCTTCGGCGTGATGACCGGTAACCTGAGCGATCTGCGCACCGGCCTGCCGACGCAGACGGTGATGCGCGAGGGCCAGCCCTACCACGAGCCGATGCGCATGATCGCGCTGATCGAGGCGCCGCTGGACTTTGCCGGCCGCGCGCTGCAAAGCGTGGTCAAGACCAAGAGCCTGGTGCTCGGCGGGTGGATCCGCGCCATCGTCATCGACCCAACCCAGGGCTACAAGCCTTTCGTCTTCAACAATGGCCAGTGGGAGGAGCGTCCGCCCTTGGTCGCTCCGACCGAGGAGGAACACGCCGCATGA
- a CDS encoding P-II family nitrogen regulator, with protein MNAIKLHPLKKLEFILEGVHKEFVTDLLDRAGVKGYTIVGNLSGKGSHGLYGGHLMFNEDDVLIMIIAAVPQSLADSLLEGFQPFFEAHSGVIFVSDIQVGRPVKFMA; from the coding sequence ATGAACGCGATCAAACTGCATCCGCTGAAAAAGCTGGAGTTCATTCTCGAAGGCGTGCACAAGGAATTCGTCACCGACTTGCTCGATCGCGCCGGAGTCAAGGGCTACACCATCGTCGGCAATCTGTCGGGCAAGGGCAGCCACGGCTTGTACGGCGGGCACCTGATGTTCAACGAGGATGACGTCCTCATCATGATCATCGCCGCGGTGCCGCAAAGCCTGGCCGATTCGCTGCTCGAGGGTTTTCAGCCGTTTTTCGAGGCCCACTCAGGGGTGATTTTCGTCAGCGACATCCAGGTCGGCCGCCCGGTCAAGTTCATGGCGTGA
- a CDS encoding class I SAM-dependent methyltransferase has translation MDVNMDRLHQFMGKMVSDIGAAANAALIRTGDRLGLYKALAGKGPMTPDELAQATGTTERYVREWLSAQAASGYVEYDATTKTFSMQPEQAMVFADEDSPVFMGAIGDMMAAIMLDEPKISNAFKSGKGVGWNDRAECLFCGTARFFRTTYKHHLVQEWLPALDGVVAKLERGAKVADIGCGHGISTLLMAKAYPNSHFFGFDTHPASIAAAQAAAASEGVSERVTFAVATAKTYPANDYDLVCFFDCLHDMGDPVGALSHVREALAKDGTCMLVEPFANDKLEDNLNPVGRLFYAASTMVCTPASLAQEVGLALGAQAGEARLSEVAKKSGFSRVRRAAETPFNLVLEAKV, from the coding sequence ATGGACGTGAATATGGATCGCCTGCATCAATTCATGGGCAAGATGGTCAGCGACATCGGCGCCGCCGCCAACGCCGCGCTGATCCGGACCGGCGACCGCCTCGGGCTTTACAAGGCGCTGGCCGGCAAAGGGCCGATGACGCCGGACGAACTGGCGCAAGCCACCGGCACCACCGAACGTTACGTGCGCGAATGGCTGTCGGCGCAGGCCGCATCTGGCTACGTCGAGTATGACGCAACGACGAAGACATTCTCGATGCAACCGGAACAGGCGATGGTGTTCGCCGACGAAGACAGCCCGGTGTTCATGGGCGCAATCGGCGACATGATGGCGGCGATCATGCTCGATGAGCCGAAGATCTCGAATGCCTTCAAGAGCGGCAAGGGTGTCGGCTGGAACGACCGCGCCGAATGCCTGTTCTGCGGCACCGCCCGCTTCTTCCGTACGACCTACAAACATCATCTGGTGCAGGAATGGTTGCCCGCGCTCGATGGCGTGGTTGCCAAGCTGGAGCGCGGCGCCAAGGTCGCCGATATCGGTTGCGGCCATGGCATTTCGACGCTGCTGATGGCCAAGGCTTATCCGAATTCGCATTTCTTCGGTTTCGACACGCATCCGGCTTCGATCGCCGCAGCGCAAGCGGCCGCAGCCAGCGAGGGTGTGAGCGAACGCGTCACCTTCGCCGTCGCCACCGCCAAGACTTATCCGGCGAATGACTACGATCTGGTGTGCTTCTTCGATTGCCTGCACGACATGGGCGACCCTGTCGGCGCCCTCAGCCACGTCAGGGAGGCCTTGGCCAAAGACGGCACCTGCATGCTGGTCGAGCCGTTCGCCAACGACAAGCTGGAAGACAACCTCAATCCGGTCGGCCGGTTGTTCTATGCGGCTTCCACCATGGTCTGCACGCCGGCGTCGCTGGCGCAGGAAGTCGGCCTCGCGCTCGGCGCGCAGGCCGGTGAAGCGCGGCTCAGCGAGGTGGCCAAAAAGAGCGGTTTCTCCCGCGTTCGCCGCGCCGCGGAGACGCCCTTCAATCTGGTGCTTGAAGCGAAGGTGTGA
- a CDS encoding class I SAM-dependent RNA methyltransferase: protein MTKHLTIDHVGHRGDGVALTGGGNVFVPYALGGETVEVEPLAGRPDRARLLLVATPSPERIAPFCLHFGFCGGCAIQHWQPEAYRAWKRQIVIDTLAQAGIGCEVTDLIDAHGAGRRRITVHARRGEDGGLHVGFAAPNSRAIVPIDACPILDPALHGALDAARALADVLKPANKPLDIQVTAADNGLDVDVRGSGPLSAALIATLSRVAEAHRLARLTRHGELVLMRAPPVIGIGAARLVLPPGSFLQATVAGEEALAALVAAHCGKARHIADLFCGVGPFALRLAAGARVAAFDSDATAVTALQKAAASATGLKPVKAEARDLFRRPLLTQELRDTDVAVFDPPRQGAQEQSKQLAASRIPVIVAVSCNVATFARDARILIDGGYRLETVTPVDQFRHSPHVELVAKFLRRH, encoded by the coding sequence ATGACCAAACACCTGACCATCGATCATGTCGGCCATCGTGGCGACGGCGTCGCGCTGACGGGTGGCGGCAACGTTTTCGTCCCCTACGCGCTCGGCGGCGAAACCGTGGAGGTCGAGCCGCTCGCGGGCCGTCCCGACCGCGCGCGTCTCCTCCTTGTCGCAACGCCGAGCCCCGAGCGGATCGCGCCGTTCTGTCTGCATTTCGGTTTCTGCGGCGGCTGCGCCATCCAGCACTGGCAGCCGGAGGCCTACCGCGCCTGGAAGCGGCAGATCGTGATCGACACGCTGGCGCAGGCCGGCATCGGTTGCGAGGTGACCGATCTGATCGACGCGCACGGCGCGGGACGACGGCGGATTACCGTCCATGCCCGGCGCGGCGAGGACGGCGGGCTGCACGTCGGATTCGCCGCGCCGAACAGCCGTGCCATCGTGCCCATCGACGCCTGCCCGATTCTCGATCCCGCCCTGCACGGCGCGCTCGATGCGGCGCGCGCTCTGGCCGATGTGCTGAAGCCTGCGAACAAGCCGCTCGACATCCAGGTGACCGCCGCCGACAATGGCCTCGATGTCGACGTCCGCGGCTCCGGACCGCTGTCTGCCGCGCTGATCGCGACACTGTCGCGCGTCGCCGAGGCGCACCGGCTGGCGCGGCTGACCCGTCACGGCGAACTGGTGCTGATGCGTGCGCCGCCGGTGATCGGCATCGGCGCCGCCCGGCTCGTGCTGCCGCCGGGCTCGTTCCTGCAGGCGACCGTCGCCGGCGAGGAAGCGCTGGCGGCGCTGGTGGCTGCGCATTGCGGCAAGGCCAGGCATATCGCCGACCTGTTCTGCGGCGTCGGCCCGTTCGCGCTGCGGCTTGCGGCCGGGGCGCGGGTCGCCGCCTTCGACAGCGATGCGACGGCGGTGACGGCACTGCAAAAGGCGGCTGCCAGCGCCACCGGCCTAAAGCCGGTCAAGGCCGAGGCCCGCGATCTGTTCCGCCGCCCGCTGCTGACGCAGGAACTTCGAGACACCGACGTCGCGGTATTCGATCCGCCGCGGCAGGGCGCTCAAGAGCAAAGCAAGCAACTCGCCGCCAGCAGGATTCCCGTCATTGTTGCAGTGTCGTGCAACGTCGCGACATTCGCCCGCGACGCGCGTATCCTGATCGATGGCGGCTACCGGCTCGAAACCGTGACCCCCGTCGACCAGTTCCGGCATTCGCCGCATGTCGAGCTGGTCGCGAAATTTTTACGTCGGCATTGA
- a CDS encoding methyl-accepting chemotaxis protein produces MLSRLSIRAKIISIISFLLLAMAGMGVLSLLEMESIHANATDIRTNWLPSVRELGELRANTMTYEIAVHSHLLAADAAGKDAAEKTLDTVGQAINKTRKAYEAMMTSPEEGRIYNEFSEQWASYVAGVRDLLAVSRKGDVNARLDVNNAKVNQIGLKADETLRKAIELNNKGADAAGHAASRSYNSAFTIVVVIASLALIIGIGIGIYLVRDISRAIASIVAPMRKLGAGDLSAAVPHQGEKTEVGTMADALQVFKTALIAKKAADEAAAHDADAKLRRAQRVDTITGQFESMIGELVGSLSSSSTELEAAANTLTTTAEATGRTSGEAAAASQEVSSNVQSVASATEEITSSVHEISRQVQEASRVAGDAVRQAEKTDTSIAELSQAAARIGDVVKLITAVAEQTNLLALNATIEAARAGDAGRGFAVVASEVKALAAQTAKATDEIGTQIAGMQSATRDSVAAIREIGTTIKLISEISSTIAAAVEEQGAATQEISRNVQHAAQRSGEVASSITEVSRGAGETGSASSQVLSSAQMLSTESTRLKTEVETFLHTVRAA; encoded by the coding sequence ATGCTTTCCCGCCTATCAATTCGCGCCAAGATCATCTCCATCATCTCGTTTCTCCTGCTGGCCATGGCCGGAATGGGCGTACTGTCCTTGCTTGAAATGGAATCCATCCATGCCAACGCGACCGACATCCGGACCAACTGGCTTCCCAGCGTCCGCGAACTCGGCGAGCTGCGCGCGAATACCATGACCTACGAAATCGCGGTCCACTCCCACCTGCTCGCTGCCGACGCCGCCGGCAAAGACGCCGCCGAGAAAACGCTGGATACCGTCGGACAGGCCATTAACAAGACCCGCAAGGCCTACGAGGCCATGATGACTTCTCCCGAAGAAGGGCGGATATACAACGAGTTTTCCGAGCAATGGGCGTCCTATGTCGCGGGCGTTCGGGATCTGCTTGCCGTATCGCGGAAGGGCGACGTCAACGCCCGCCTCGATGTCAACAACGCTAAGGTCAATCAGATCGGACTTAAGGCCGATGAAACCTTGCGCAAGGCTATCGAACTCAACAACAAGGGAGCCGACGCCGCCGGCCACGCGGCCAGCCGAAGCTACAACTCGGCGTTCACGATCGTGGTCGTCATCGCGTCTTTGGCGCTGATCATCGGCATCGGCATCGGAATCTACCTGGTGCGCGACATCTCGCGCGCGATCGCCTCGATCGTCGCGCCGATGCGGAAACTGGGCGCCGGAGATCTTTCCGCCGCCGTTCCGCACCAGGGCGAAAAGACCGAAGTCGGCACGATGGCCGACGCGCTTCAGGTCTTCAAAACCGCGCTGATCGCCAAGAAGGCCGCCGACGAAGCCGCGGCGCATGACGCCGACGCCAAACTCCGGCGCGCCCAGCGCGTCGATACCATCACCGGCCAGTTCGAATCGATGATCGGCGAACTGGTGGGCTCGCTGTCGTCGTCCTCGACCGAACTCGAGGCAGCCGCCAACACCCTGACGACAACGGCAGAGGCCACCGGCCGGACATCCGGCGAAGCGGCCGCTGCCTCGCAGGAAGTTTCCTCCAACGTGCAGTCGGTCGCCAGCGCCACCGAGGAAATTACCTCCTCCGTTCATGAGATCAGCCGGCAGGTCCAGGAGGCGAGCCGCGTCGCCGGCGACGCCGTCAGGCAGGCTGAAAAAACCGACACCAGCATCGCGGAGCTGTCGCAGGCGGCGGCCCGGATCGGCGATGTCGTCAAGCTGATCACTGCCGTCGCCGAGCAGACCAACCTGCTGGCGCTTAACGCCACCATCGAGGCGGCGCGGGCCGGCGATGCCGGCCGCGGCTTCGCGGTGGTCGCCTCGGAAGTCAAGGCGCTGGCGGCGCAGACCGCGAAAGCAACCGACGAGATCGGCACGCAGATCGCGGGCATGCAGTCCGCGACCCGGGACTCGGTGGCGGCGATCCGCGAAATCGGCACCACCATCAAGCTGATTTCCGAAATTTCCTCGACGATCGCCGCCGCGGTCGAAGAGCAGGGCGCGGCCACGCAGGAGATCTCCCGTAACGTCCAGCACGCGGCCCAGCGCAGCGGCGAGGTCGCCTCCAGCATCACCGAAGTGAGCCGCGGCGCCGGCGAAACCGGCTCGGCTTCGAGCCAGGTCCTGTCATCGGCGCAGATGCTGTCCACCGAAAGCACCCGCCTGAAAACGGAAGTCGAAACGTTCCTGCACACGGTCCGCGCGGCCTGA
- a CDS encoding proton-conducting transporter transmembrane domain-containing protein — protein sequence MDQWVSWCLVALPALPALSAIVAPLAGAGRRARAARISVAMLFATCAVALALLVAVLRAPQTEVALAQFGPAALLLDHLAVAMAVLVAAISLIVHVYAVRHMADEPGYARFFALLDLMTAVILLMVTAADLLTLLTAWFLIGVLLFFLLGFDTSRKASGRYAFWTFLTYRVGDLPLVGAALLLWHGYGTAQLPELFARIGADPGVQLGGMAVVPLAALLLALAAFARSAQFLLHTWLPYTMDGPTPVSALMHAGIVNAGGFLLNRFAPVFIHAPEALHLAFVVGVVTALIGSALMLTQNDVKKSLGYSTMGQMGFMIMECGLGAFSLAVYHLIAHGLFKATLFLNAGNVIGDTRRDDGVPPDDIYTFVVERRPLRAVKVPWLLAALITVLVPALMLGLSHWLVAEDFYRKQGAVVLLFFGWVTGAQVFFSIHKLPSENPWRSMTMILLSFFIVVVGYTLIAHAFETFLYPDPVLRDAIYAAAGINVLAFDVLVVFLTVVLVGAWLVTFYAQSLELEGKPGTLWNAIYLNLYTLFSREFYVPDVYAQLARGALAASKRVNIWLRWV from the coding sequence GTGGACCAGTGGGTCTCTTGGTGTCTCGTGGCGTTGCCGGCGCTGCCGGCGCTATCGGCGATCGTCGCCCCGCTGGCCGGAGCCGGCCGCCGGGCACGGGCAGCGCGCATCAGCGTGGCCATGCTCTTTGCCACCTGCGCGGTCGCACTGGCGTTGCTGGTAGCGGTGCTGCGGGCGCCACAGACCGAGGTGGCGCTGGCGCAGTTCGGGCCAGCGGCTCTGCTGCTCGACCATCTCGCCGTGGCGATGGCGGTTCTGGTGGCAGCTATCAGCCTGATAGTGCATGTCTACGCCGTGCGCCACATGGCCGACGAGCCCGGCTACGCACGGTTTTTCGCCCTGCTGGACCTGATGACGGCCGTGATCCTGCTGATGGTCACCGCCGCCGATCTGCTCACACTGCTGACCGCCTGGTTTTTGATCGGGGTGCTGCTGTTCTTCCTGCTGGGCTTCGACACCAGCCGCAAGGCTAGCGGCCGCTATGCCTTCTGGACGTTCCTGACCTATCGCGTGGGCGATCTGCCGCTGGTGGGCGCGGCGCTGCTGTTGTGGCATGGCTATGGCACGGCGCAGTTGCCGGAGCTGTTCGCGCGGATCGGCGCCGATCCGGGCGTGCAACTCGGAGGGATGGCGGTGGTGCCGCTGGCGGCGCTGCTGCTGGCGCTGGCGGCGTTTGCCCGCTCGGCCCAGTTCCTGTTGCATACCTGGCTACCTTACACCATGGACGGCCCCACACCGGTGTCGGCGCTGATGCATGCGGGCATCGTCAACGCCGGGGGATTCCTGTTAAATCGCTTCGCTCCGGTGTTTATCCACGCGCCCGAGGCGCTGCACCTCGCCTTCGTCGTCGGGGTGGTGACGGCGCTGATCGGCTCGGCGCTGATGCTGACGCAGAACGACGTCAAAAAATCCCTGGGCTATTCCACCATGGGGCAGATGGGCTTCATGATCATGGAATGCGGGCTGGGCGCATTTTCGCTCGCCGTCTATCACCTCATCGCACACGGGCTGTTCAAAGCTACGCTGTTTCTAAACGCGGGCAATGTGATCGGCGACACCCGCCGCGACGATGGCGTGCCGCCCGACGACATCTACACCTTCGTGGTCGAGCGCCGTCCGCTGCGTGCGGTGAAGGTGCCATGGCTGTTGGCTGCGCTCATCACCGTGCTGGTGCCGGCGCTGATGCTGGGCCTGTCGCACTGGCTGGTGGCGGAGGACTTCTACCGCAAGCAGGGCGCGGTGGTGCTGCTGTTCTTCGGCTGGGTCACCGGCGCGCAGGTGTTCTTCTCCATTCACAAGCTGCCCAGCGAGAACCCCTGGCGCTCGATGACCATGATCCTTCTGTCCTTCTTCATCGTGGTGGTAGGCTACACCCTGATCGCGCATGCGTTCGAGACCTTCCTCTACCCGGATCCGGTGCTGCGCGACGCCATCTATGCCGCGGCGGGCATCAACGTCCTGGCTTTCGACGTCCTGGTGGTGTTCCTCACCGTGGTGCTGGTCGGCGCCTGGCTGGTGACTTTTTATGCCCAGTCGCTCGAATTGGAGGGGAAGCCAGGCACGCTGTGGAACGCCATCTACCTCAATCTCTACACCCTGTTTTCGCGAGAGTTCTACGTGCCCGACGTTTACGCCCAACTGGCACGCGGCGCGCTGGCCGCAAGCAAGCGGGTGAATATCTGGCTGCGCTGGGTCTGA
- a CDS encoding TlyA family RNA methyltransferase, protein MPSPRKRADVLLVERGLFESRARAQAAIEAGLVTANGKAVTKVSETIPVDTTLEAQPAHPYVSRGGVKLAGALERYPIEIENHVCLDVGASTGGFTEVLLAGGASLVFAVDVGRDQLHPSLRGHPRVVSMESTDIRSFEGKRLPQRPDVVVMDASFISLKAILPVALALAAAPMHLLALIKPQFEAPRAAIKKGIVRDAAVHRAVCDDIAAFAATLGCTDIDVFPSQITGGDGNIEFFLGACRG, encoded by the coding sequence ATGCCCTCTCCCCGCAAACGCGCCGACGTGCTGCTGGTCGAGCGCGGCCTGTTCGAGAGCCGGGCGCGGGCGCAGGCTGCGATCGAGGCCGGGCTCGTCACCGCCAACGGCAAGGCTGTGACCAAAGTCTCCGAAACGATTCCCGTCGATACCACGCTCGAAGCTCAACCTGCGCACCCCTACGTGTCGCGCGGCGGCGTGAAGCTTGCCGGCGCGCTTGAACGCTATCCGATCGAGATCGAGAACCATGTCTGTCTCGATGTCGGCGCCTCGACCGGCGGCTTCACCGAGGTGCTGCTCGCGGGCGGCGCGAGCCTGGTCTTCGCGGTCGATGTCGGCCGCGATCAACTGCATCCGAGCCTGCGCGGCCATCCCCGCGTGGTGTCAATGGAGTCCACCGACATCCGCTCGTTCGAAGGCAAGCGGCTGCCGCAGCGGCCGGACGTGGTGGTGATGGATGCGAGCTTCATTTCGCTGAAGGCCATTCTGCCGGTCGCGCTGGCGCTGGCGGCGGCGCCGATGCATCTGCTGGCGCTGATCAAGCCGCAATTCGAGGCGCCGCGCGCCGCGATCAAGAAGGGCATCGTCCGCGACGCGGCGGTGCATCGGGCAGTCTGCGATGACATCGCCGCCTTCGCGGCGACGCTCGGATGCACCGATATCGACGTCTTCCCCTCCCAAATCACCGGCGGTGACGGCAACATCGAATTCTTCCTCGGGGCCTGTCGTGGCTGA
- a CDS encoding LysR family transcriptional regulator, with amino-acid sequence MYLTLRQLQIFDAVVRQRSFTRAADALHLTQPAVSMQMRHLEEQIGVPLFDHVGKQIQPTDAGRELHRHATLIGAKMRDLKSAMEEFRGIHRGELDLTVASTANYFMPKLIAAFCACHAKVQVRLQVSNQTHILETLSASNQDLAIMGQPPEDAELVARGFLDNPLVVIASPTHPLAERRQIPLVQLGYQRFITREPGSGTRNAAERHFSRHGVEFHSVMEMSSNEAIKQAVEAGLGLGVLSLHTLELELATRRLVTLDVENFPIVRQWFVVHRKGKRLSAVAQSFLAFLTQQARPLASPKHPQPVPLTP; translated from the coding sequence ATGTACCTGACCCTCAGACAGCTCCAGATCTTCGACGCGGTGGTGCGTCAGCGGAGCTTTACGCGCGCAGCCGACGCGCTACACCTGACCCAGCCAGCGGTCTCGATGCAGATGCGACATCTGGAAGAGCAGATCGGCGTGCCGCTGTTCGACCACGTCGGAAAACAGATCCAGCCGACCGACGCCGGTCGCGAGTTGCATCGCCACGCCACGCTCATCGGCGCCAAGATGCGCGACCTCAAGTCCGCGATGGAGGAGTTCCGTGGCATCCATCGCGGGGAGCTCGACCTCACTGTGGCCAGCACGGCCAACTACTTCATGCCCAAACTGATTGCAGCCTTCTGCGCCTGCCACGCCAAGGTGCAGGTGCGGCTGCAAGTGTCCAACCAGACGCATATCCTAGAGACGCTCTCGGCGTCGAACCAGGATCTGGCCATCATGGGACAACCGCCAGAGGACGCCGAGCTGGTCGCGCGCGGGTTCCTCGACAACCCGCTGGTGGTCATCGCCTCGCCCACGCATCCCCTGGCCGAACGCCGGCAGATTCCGCTGGTACAACTAGGTTACCAGCGCTTCATTACCCGCGAGCCGGGCTCTGGCACGCGCAATGCGGCAGAGCGGCATTTTTCGCGTCACGGCGTGGAATTCCATTCGGTGATGGAGATGAGCAGCAACGAGGCCATCAAGCAGGCAGTTGAAGCCGGGTTGGGGTTGGGCGTCCTGTCGCTGCACACCCTGGAACTGGAGCTGGCGACACGCCGCCTGGTCACCCTCGACGTGGAGAACTTTCCGATCGTGCGGCAATGGTTCGTCGTGCACCGCAAGGGCAAGCGGCTGTCGGCGGTGGCGCAGTCCTTCCTGGCGTTCCTTACCCAGCAGGCACGCCCGCTGGCCTCGCCCAAGCATCCGCAGCCCGTCCCGCTCACGCCATGA